In Quercus robur chromosome 11, dhQueRobu3.1, whole genome shotgun sequence, the sequence CTCAATGAAAGCTTCCcttttgttcaaaatttattgCATGGATATTTGTAGACTCTGAAGTCTCAAAATATTGGTTCTTGATAAATTAGGTTTTTTtcttatatcaattttttatagatGATAAGTTGAGTGAGCTTACATATTTTCTAATTCAGAGTTTCAGTTGTGAAGATTTGTTATGGTTGGAATTCCTTTTGGTTTAAACTGCCATGGTCATTAAATTTATTCCATTAAAGTTAGCAAAAGCATGGAACCTTAATGtttaacatttatttaataGGTTGGCTCAAGATCTGAGGCAAATGGAATTGCAAAATCTGGAGCGAAAATGGTTATGGCAGTTTCTTGTGCAAAGGTTGGTGTCTCTcatacttaattttattttggttattgAGTAACTTTTGAGATATACCAAGCCCCCGTATCACTGTATGAATGTTTCTTCAGGGTTGGTATTCAGTTCCTTATTTGTATAACATCATATTAACTTTATAGCTTGAAAATAATCTACTAATATGGTTCTTTTATGTAAAACTAGAAAAAGAAcatcttatcaaaaaattaaaaaaaattagaagaagaacaaaagaaaCATATGAAACAAAAGGATTAACCTCTGCACCTTTCTCAATCAATGAATTAGGTTCCCAAAGTTACTATAATTGTTGGTGGAAGCTTCGGTGTTGGAAATTATGCAATGTGTGATCGTGCTTATAGTCCCAACTTCATGTTCCTTTGGCCAAATGCCCGAATATCTGTGATGGGTGGTGCCCAGGTAGCTTTTCACTCAACACATTCATGCATATGACTGAGATGTCAATGAGATAAAGCATAAAGATCTGCCTCCTTTTGATTTGTCAGTTACATATCATTTTGGCTTTGAATATCAGGCTGCTGGTGTGCTAGCTCAAATAGAAAAAGCAAGGGATTCAGGTagaagcttctttttttttgaagagaaaatgtgTAATATCATTAACACATGAAAAGGATTACAACAGGGCCTCAGCCTACAACATACAACATTCAGCCCAGACCAGAATGAAACAGAAAATCTAAGAAAGGCGGAGAAACACCTTTCCAAACACAGCTGACATTGTTACATTTTGCATATTGGGCAAGCTCATGGGCAGCCCTGTTGGAGTCCCTTTTCACATGTTGAAATGAGCAGCTCAAGAAGttcaattttgtgttttgtattccTTGGATCAGGTGGCCAGATTCACCACCACAGAGGTCCTGAGAAATGGCTTGAATGACAGAGGAAGCATCAGATTCAAAGATGGCCTGCTGAACAGCCATTTCCCGAGCCAAAAGAACACCCTGCTCCATAGCAAAGAGCTCAGTCCATTCAGCCGGATAGTGCATAGGCAAAGCTTTACTAAGAGCAGCAACCACACCACCTTTAGCATCACGAATGATCACTCCCACTCCCGACACCCCCTGACCATCCAAGGATGACGCACCATCtacattaattttgaaaaaacccGGGGGAGGCGCTACCCAGCCACCCTTTGATGGTTGTATCGAGGACAAATGCATCGGGTTAGCTTCCTGGAAGTCCTCAACAACTCTCTTCGCCATTTCCCAGACTTGCAGAGGGGAAAGACCACACTCATTATGAACTGTCTGATTTCGGTTATGCCATATGGACCAggaaattgcaaaaaaatattcCAATGAAACCCCATCAGAGTTTGAACAAATTTGGTGCACTAGACCTGTAAAGTCTTTTGCATTCAACAGAAAATTTAAAGGGCAGTCTTGCCAAAGCGACCACTCCGATAGAGCAAAGTCACAGGAAACTAGAGCATGTAAAAGGCTTTCTGGCTCTTCCCTACAAACAGGACAATCAAAGTCAGATTTAATACCCCTCTCCACCATCTTTAAACTCACCGGGAGCCCATCCACACAAGCTCTCCAAgagaatattttgatttttgcagGAAGTTTCAGCTTCCACAAATTTTTCCAAAGATAAGCATTTGAGTCTTCGGAAGAACATTCCCCGACATCAGTACCATCTTGGAGATTGGCAGCTATGTGATAAGCACTCTTGACAGTGAAAACACCCATTTTATTTCCAATCCAAATAAGATTGTCCTCCGGTAAATTCTGACTTAGAGGAATTTTCAGAATAATGTCCGCTTCAAAAGGCAAAAAGAGCGCCTGGACAGCACTAGTTTTCCACCATTTAGTCAATAATGTCCGCTTCAAAAGGCAAAAAGAGCGCCTGGACAGCACTAGTTTTCCACCATTTAGTCTCTTGATCAATGAGAGAGGAGACCATGGGAAgcttctttttgtttgtaaggaaAAGATGACTTATCATATTTCTCCATATACCAAGTCAGGGTCTTCTTATTTGTATTTACATGCACTTTGCATGATGTAATGCAGTGGAACaataaggaagaagaagaaagattcgAGGCAAAGGTTGTGGTGGAGGCATATGAGAAAGAAGGAAGTTCTTATTACTCCACAGCAAGGCTCTGGGATGATGGCATTATTGATCCAGCTGACACAAGAAAAATCATAGGTCTTTGCATCTCTGCTTCCTTGAATTGTCCCACAGAAGATACCAGATATGGTGTATTTAGAATGTTACAAGCACTGGCGTCCAAGTGTCTAATTCATATTAATCCAGATGCATTATTTTGATACTTTGTATGCTTTTGTCTTTAAGTAATTAGGGGGAATAAactgattatcaaaaaaaaaaaaagaaggggggaaTAAActaaggagggggggggggggggggaacaggagaataaattgaaaaaaattatgggaaaCATACTTTCCTCTCCTAGAAACGGTTAGTTTTGCGGCCAGCTCCTTTTATTTGAGTGAtgctaaatatattaaaaatttacttcataagttttaaaaactAATCTCTTATCAACCatgaaaaaagtaatttaatacttatttagaaaaatgctaaagctactataaaatttattacatgCAATTTGACTTGACAGTGAAATTACTAAAGGTACTACTAATTTTATTGCCTAACCTTTACAAACTTATGTAACAAAAAATGtaattgaaaaatttcaaaacacaataaataaatgtttgaattactttttagtGATCGGTGACAAATCAGTCTGGATACTAtatattgtaaatttatagtattCTTAGGTTTGTTTGAGattcacttattttgttgaaactgaaaactttttactgaaagtaccgtaaataaatgtaaaagttagttgaaatggTATAGTAGGAtctataaatagtaccaaaaagtgtagtgagtccatgaatagtaataaaaataagctgtatagtaaaataagctggctttttaatttttatcaaatacacttttagggtctatttggataccgtttattttgctgaaaatgaaaacttattgttgaaagtactgtagataaaagtaaaagttaactgaaatagtatagtgtgGTCTATGAATAGgtccaaaaagtgcagtgggctcatgaatagtagcaaaaataagctaaatagtgaaataatttttatttttcattggtaTTCAAACGGAGGCTTAGCGGGTGTTTGCGAGTTGATGAAGTTGTGTTTTGCGTTTTTGGTTGGCTCCCGTGGCATTGTTCACGACCCAGCCAAACCACCAAAAACGCAGATTTCTAAGTAAATCCTTGGTCTCACAACACTattcacaatttaaaaattattttgttacagtattttcagtaataagtttttaattttcaacaaataagcggtatctaaacaGACTCTTAGCATcactttttattcatttctaaATAGTACTAATcacatttattatatttattatttatccgtttgtaatttttttcatcCAGTCAATTATGGCCAAGAAGTTAAGGGACAAACGAGTTTATGTGGTTAGAAGTGCGCAAGAACTTGTGGTGAGAATAATTGCTTTAACTTCAGCACCAtgaggaaaaatattttacttctcAAGTCCTTGCGTGGGCTAGTAGCTAGCCTACCATACACCATGTTCATATCTAACAAAGTTCTCATACCAACACTGAAAAATATAGCCTAGCCTTAACCTCTCTATTTACGCTGTTCAGGGTTTTAAGTTATGGGTAGCAAAAATCGTCAGCTTCACATATTCTTCTTCCCTTTCATGGGCCATGGCCATCTGATACCGACCATGGACATGGCCAAGCTATTCACAGCGCGAGGTTTGAAGGCAACGATTGTCACTACTCCTCGCAACGTGCCTTTATTCTCCAAAACTAGCGACATCAACATTgatatccaaatcatcaagttTCCTGCTGTAGAGGCTGGTTTGCCCGAAGGATGTGAGAATATTGACTCACTCAATTCCCCAGAAATGGCTCACAATTTTCTCAAAGCCACTAAGATGCTTCAACAACCACTTGAGCAACTACTACAAGATTTCCAACCTAGTTGCCTTGTTGCCGACATGTTCTTTCCTTGGGCAACTGATGTTGCAGCTAAATTTGGTATTCCAAGGCTTGTTTTCCATGGGATCAGTTTTTTTTCTCTGTCTGTAGACCATAGTTTGAGACTATATGAACCTCACAAGAAAGTTTTTTCTGATTCTGAACCTTTTGTCCTACCGAATTTTCCGGGGGATATAAAGTTGACAAGGATGCAACTTCCCGACTTCATTAAGCATGAAGTTGAAACAGATTTTTCCAAGTTGTTGCAAGAAGTTATGGAATCAGAGTTGAGGAGCTATGGGGTAGTTGTTAACAGCTTCTTTGAGCTCGAGCCAGCTTATGCAGAGCATTACAAGAATGTTATGGGAAGAAAGGCATGGCATATAGGTCCAGTCTCACTATGCAACAAGGGTGCTGAAGATAAAACCCAAAGGGGAAAGGAAGCCTCCATTGATGAACATGAGTGTTTAAAGTGGCTTGCCACAAAGAAACCCAATTCAGTTGTTTATATTTGCTTTGGGAGTATAGCACACTTTAGTGACTCTCAGCTCATGGAGATTGCAATGGGTCTTGAGGCTTCTGGACAGCAATTCATTTGGGTTGTGAGGAAAGccaaaaatgagaaagaagaggaagattgGTTACCTAAAGGATTTGAGAAAAGAATGGAAGGTAAGGGACTAATTATAAGAGGTTGGGCACCCCAAGTGTTGATCCTTGAGCATGAAGCAGTTGGAGGATTTGTGACTCATTGTGGGTGGAACTCGACCTTGGAAGGAGTGAGTGCAGGGGTACCCATGGTCACGTGGCCTATGGGTGCTGAGCAGTTTTACAATGAAAAGTTAGTGACTCAAATATTGAAAATTGGGGTTGATGTTTGTGCTCGACAATGGTCAAGAGTATTGATGGGAGATGGTATCAAGTGGGAAGCAATAGAGAAGGCAGTGAGGCAAATTATGGTTGGTGAAGAAGCAGAGGAAATGAGAGGTAGAGCCAAGGCACTTGGGAAGATGGCAAGGAGGGCTATTGAAGAAGGGGGATCATCCTATTCTGATTTGATTGCTTTAATTGAAGAATTAAGGTCGTATTGCCCTTGACATTTGGCACAAGAAATCGTGACTTCAAATCACAATTTCAGTGTAAAGAAGGTGTGTAATAACAAGTGTGtactaatattttcttttacaaattatctcccatgcttcttaaATGTGTGTGAAGGGAACTCTGTCAATTTTCGTTTATTATATTGATGTTGGTTGTGTCATGATAGCCAAAGTCCAATCAAATCAGTGTAATAAAAACTTTCTAATTGAAAACTAATGACCATGCTTAAATTGGATTGTATTTGGGCACAATTACCTTCTTCATGAGTCCAAATCTTTTGAAGTATTTTCTTTGCTCCACTTTATACtccataaataaattaatgttaCATATTTACCCGTCTattactctctctctatatatatatatatatatatattattttttaacataaaaataggTAGGGAGACGATTTGAGTTGGCGTCTTTCACCTGGCATGATCATAACGACACTTTACCTGCTGAGCTGGGCTTGCGGGAGCGGGGGATCCAAATGAGTCATAACTATGCACTCAGCTTTATCGAAAATGCTAATGAGCATGAGTTGAGAGCATGAAGTTATTTCCCAGCTGTTTTCTATTGCAGGAAATAACTCTATATATGCTCTATAAAACTTTATCTTGGTTTGCGAGTGCAGTGCCTACAAAAAGCACTACTGAGAAAGTGAAAGTGTTGTTTGTGGGTATAGGTGGATGTATGTAATTAATTGCAACCTATCCCCACTGTAGGGCATCTATTTCTCTCtcctattctttttttctctctctcatcacggTAGGACAATTTCTTAACTTTTCCTATTGACTAACAAGCAAGATACACGTTAGATGCATAAATTTTGCTTATTTCTCATACATGTCTAAACAATGTGATTCagaaagaagggggggggggggggggggggggagagaagAAGGGGGAACAAACAAACTTAAACAATGTGATACAAGTTAAAAATGTTATTCTATATGtacaattcaaatttttgttgaataaaaatgacatttattcATATTGGTTAACCTGGTTTGTGTCAAAAAGGGCCTCAACCtgtttcaaaacaaaaattgaatagGGTCATTTAAAGTTAATTATGAATTAAGCAGATTAACACATAATTGATCTATTTATTAATTGTGTAAAAAAACTCATGATTTAACTAAACACCAACCCCCAACAAAATGATATCAATTTCTCATACCTTTTGTACAATTCCTACCTGAAGATACATTGTCATTCCAAAATCAATTAGCTAGTTTATGCTAATAATACTAGTTACTCGCATAAGTTTTCAAACCCTGGTCTGATATCGGGGAAAGCGTCCCAACTATTGCTAGCTCCAGTTGCATTGCATGCAGCATAATTTGTGGTCAACAAGGAGTAAACAAGTTAATGACACTAATTAAATGTGCATAGGTTTCATAAACAAAAAGTTAATGTGCATAGAAATGCGCAACTATACGTTGGGCagttgagatttgagaatgCAACTTTGCATTTAACAGCGTTGGGCAGTGATTATACACTACCACTACAGTTGAGTCTCTACTTATTTATCACATGAGCCTTAGGAAGAAAGGCATTACAAGAAGGTTATAGGAAGAAATGCAAGGGGTTATAAGAAGAAAAGCATCGTGATTGTCGCTGGCTTTCAGGGTGTCATGGCTTGAGAAAGTTGTCAACTTCACATATTCTTCTTCCCTCTCACGGCCCATGGTCAACAGATACCAACCATGGACATGGCCAAGCTATTTGCAGAGCGTGGCGTGAGGGAAACCATTGTCACTACTCCTCGCAACCTGCCTTTATTCTCCAAAACTCACAGCATCAACAATGTTgatatccaaatcatcaagttCCTTGCTGTAGAGGCTGGCTTGCTAGAAGGATGTGAGAATGTTGACTCACTGAATTTCCCAGACATGGTTCCAGCTATCACTAAAGCCACTCAGATGCTTTGACAACCATTCGAGCAACTAGTACAAGATCACCAACCTAGTTGCCTTGTTGCCGACATGTTCTTTCCATGGACAATTGATATTGCTGCTAAATTTGCTATTCCAAGGCTTATTTTCCACGGGAcctgttttttctctctttgtgcAAACCATAGTATGGGGCTATATGAACCTTACAAGAAAGTTTCATCTGATTTTGAAGCTTTTGTCATTCCTAATTTTCCGGGGGAGATCAAGTTTACAAGGATGCAACTTCCAGACTTTACTCGCCAAGAAGTTGAAACAGACTTTTCCAAATTGTTTAAAGAAGTTATGGAATCAGAGTTGAGGAGCTATGGGGTAGTTGTTAACAACTTCTATGAGCTTGAGCTGGCTTATGCAGAGCATTACAAGAAGGTTATAGGAAGAAAGGCATGGCATATAGGTCTAGTTTCACTATGCAACAAGGAAGTTGAAGATAAAGCCAAGAGGGGAAAGGAAGCGTCCATTGATGAACATGAATGTTTGAAGTGGCTTGCTACAAGGAAACCAAATTCGGTTGTTTACGTTTGTTTTGGGAGTATAGCAAACTTCAGTGATTCTCAGCTCATGGAGATAGCAATGGGTCTTAAGGCTTCTGGACAACAATTCATTTGGTTGTGAGGAAAGgcaaaaatgagaaagaagaagaagattggtTACCTAAAGGATTTGAGAATAGAATGGAAAGTAAGGGACTTGATTATAAGAGGTTGGGCACCCCAAATGTTGATTCTTGATCATGAAGCAGTTGGAGGATTTGTGACTCATTGTGGGTGGAACTCAACCTTGGAAGGAGTGAGTGCAGGGGTACCCATGGTCACATGGCCTATGGGTGCTGAGCAATTTTTCAATGAGAAGATAGTGACTCATGTACTTAAACTTGGGGTTGATGTTTGTGTTTACCAATGGACAAGTATGGTGGGAGATCGTATCAAGAGGGAAGCATTAGAGAAGGCAATGAGGCAAATTATGGTTGGTGAAGAAGCAGATGAAATGAGAGGCAGAGCCAAGACATTTGGGAAGATGGCAAGGAGGGCAACTGAAGAAGGCGGATCATCCTACTCTGATTTGAATGCTTTAATTGAAGAATTTAGTTTGCATTGCCCTTGACCTTTGATCCAAGAAATTTCCAATATGATTCTTtcattatgtaaaaataaaagggGATTTATCTTTGTTGGTATGTGTGAGTTTTACTCACTTAATTATTCTTCAATAATTGTAGGCTGTGGTCctaatatggtttttttttgttagggttTGTGCcctaaaatctaatttattggcatattataaataattaaattgtttaattatacgAGACTCTTTGTATATGTActaattggatattattatatagtccttgagatgcattgtatgtgatttagttactGAAGATATAAATTATAAGTTCCTTGTAAACTAAAAAATGTAGTTCGTAATCGGttatgaaattgggcatttcatctgcaaagGCTATAACATGTCATCTACGATgatttgttttgatcatggaagtggaaaCTTTTAATTGATGTGTTGGTGTGTCTTAAGTGTGTAAGAAACATTGAACTAGATcactgtgagattaattattcaattaagaaCTGTCACTTAAATATTAAATCTCACAACTTCTATTCTCATAAGTTCTCAATCTTGAGAGGATTGTGAACCTGATCATGAAATGTAGattgctttgatatattaggagtgagatctaatttaacgatcaaaatctcagtatgttgggtaatCGCATATAGTGTTGAGAGAACACATATTCTTaagatggaatccataatctATTTCTATAGAGACACGAAATATCtcattgagataagtttaatgggaactGGTTATTTAAGGTGTTGGGCCCCGCcgctttagtaaagagttactaaagtttatatttaatgaaattagatttcataaaaggtaaattacaaagttggtCTCTATCCTTTACAatgtatttcaatttggtccctaatctTTCAGTATGGTATCAATTTAGTCTCTACCGTTATCTCTTGGATGAAATTTCCTGACATGGCAAACagcccaaataaaaaataatattttttcaccTTAACAAACACCTATACAGCcatctcaaattttttatttaaaaaactaaactaactTAAACACtttgaaacattttttgaaaCGCTAAACCAAGCTGGAACTTGGAAGCCCTCTCTCGCAATTTGACTGAACCAAACCTCCATGGCTAAACCTTCAATACTCTAGTTTTTTCACCAGTCTCCACTGCCACCATGGCGGTGACCTTGAACTCGTCTTCCCTAGCTTTTTTTGCTCCCTTTATTCTtaccctttctctctcttcactcAAACTTGAGAAGTACTGGACTGGACCATTGCTATTGCTACTACTTTATCACTCTGTTATCATAGGTTAGCAGCAAATCAACAACACTCCTGATTTTGTAACcttctatttgtttttatccTCTGTTTTGTTATTATCCTAGACACGTCAAACCTGGGCTGGTTTTGTGTCTTTAAGACTTTTGTATACTCAtgattcaattttaataaaaattatattatttactcAGAAAATCATTGTATCTTTTCAATCCAAGCTTGCCTAATTGAAAACAACTAATAAATTTCCATATTCAATTTAGAAtatcatatttaaaatattcGTATTCTTGCACACAATTTTGATACAAACCTAAATTGACAAATCCCAATACCAACAAGGAATTGTTAAGCAATCCAATACAACTGAAGCGCAATTGTACACCATATGCCAATTAAAAAgcccacaacaaaaacaaacctAGTTACATAACcaaccacaaaacaaaaacctgcCTTGTTTGACTGAGTTAACCCAAATTCTAatacaaacccaaaacctaatgctaacaaaaaataagagcAAACAACGGTGGTTCCAGCCGAGtcctttttgggtttgagaGGTGAGAGAATCTAGCTGGATTAACTAATCTGGGTTtgagcaaagagagagagagagaaagggtgGAAATAGAGGGAGTGACAAAGGGATGACATGTAACGCCCCAAAATCATAAGCAATAGAAGTCTATTTAATCTGaataatctataaaaaaattaaataaaagaaactagtAACCTAAAATCTCATCACAAATGTCTGAGCTCTAATCCACCAAagacaaaacatcctcaaaataattctccagTACAATGTTTAATgccatgaaaataataataaaatcctcagtTCCACAAAAAAATTCGTAACTGTTGTCTTCCAAGAATCTCTATTCCAATAATTCCTCTAATGTATCTGTAAGGGGAAataaattgggggggggggggggagggagtgagataactcaataagtggaattcactaacattggggtgtgggaacaaacctttcaaataaataattcttacaacaaattcataaattgtaactcatcaatattctatcatcaaatatttcatatataaaaagaaaatatctttatattgtgagccatcataatatatatatatatatatatatcaataccaTCATATAaacattagcaaaaaaataCCATCATATAAACAATTTCCTAGGCTTTTCTCATGGTCAACGTTTACGCCCTGTTGATAGAGTTGTGATGTTCCCTTTTAGGACTACAACCTTCTTTTCATccattttcttaaggatggcTCCTTTTGAACCTAAAAGtgcactcccttgctaaggagcttcctttttggatcctcaatagcATACTCCTttgctaaggagctatcaaatgtgcactATCCCATTTTCTGGgaccgtcccttgctaaggactaacTGTAGTATAATTGCCCCTTGC encodes:
- the LOC126706293 gene encoding scopoletin glucosyltransferase-like, encoding MGSKNRQLHIFFFPFMGHGHLIPTMDMAKLFTARGLKATIVTTPRNVPLFSKTSDINIDIQIIKFPAVEAGLPEGCENIDSLNSPEMAHNFLKATKMLQQPLEQLLQDFQPSCLVADMFFPWATDVAAKFGIPRLVFHGISFFSLSVDHSLRLYEPHKKVFSDSEPFVLPNFPGDIKLTRMQLPDFIKHEVETDFSKLLQEVMESELRSYGVVVNSFFELEPAYAEHYKNVMGRKAWHIGPVSLCNKGAEDKTQRGKEASIDEHECLKWLATKKPNSVVYICFGSIAHFSDSQLMEIAMGLEASGQQFIWVVRKAKNEKEEEDWLPKGFEKRMEGKGLIIRGWAPQVLILEHEAVGGFVTHCGWNSTLEGVSAGVPMVTWPMGAEQFYNEKLVTQILKIGVDVCARQWSRVLMGDGIKWEAIEKAVRQIMVGEEAEEMRGRAKALGKMARRAIEEGGSSYSDLIALIEELRSYCP